Proteins encoded within one genomic window of Candidatus Giovannonibacteria bacterium:
- a CDS encoding winged helix-turn-helix transcriptional regulator has translation MNEKELEKALKALANKRRLQILRYLKKVKEAPVGDIAEEIRLSFKSTSRHLSVLAAADILERDQRSLQVFYRLGALRHAAKYILSIL, from the coding sequence ATGAATGAAAAAGAGCTGGAAAAGGCGTTAAAAGCGCTGGCCAATAAAAGACGGCTGCAAATTTTGCGGTATTTAAAAAAGGTTAAGGAGGCGCCGGTTGGGGACATTGCCGAAGAAATTCGTTTGTCGTTTAAATCAACTTCCCGGCACTTGTCGGTGCTCGCTGCAGCTGATATTTTGGAACGTGACCAAAGAAGCCTTCAGGTTTTTTACCGCCTCGGCGCGCTTCGGCACGCGGCAAAATATATTTTGTCTATTTTATAA
- a CDS encoding vitamin B12-dependent ribonucleotide reductase — MSGAKDVIFKDGVESGTFFGRGVKKLKLERYFTKEGVHPYDEIEWEKRVARIASSKGEVIFEQRDVEVPKFWSQTATDIVAEKYFKGHVGKPGREWSVKQLIDRVADTMTDWGRKDGYFASDKDAQIFNEELKWLLVNQYASFNSPVWFNVGVEKRPQCSACFILSITDDKESIAEWYRTEMFIFAGGSGSGVNISPLRSSKENISNRGKSSGPVSFMKGADAIAGTIRSGGKTRRAAKMVILNADHPDVKTFIVSKWKEEEKAKALIAMGYNDDIDGDVYTNIFFQNANNSVRATDDFMNAVLEDKDWNLNFVKEKGVAERVRARDLMKLIAEAAWHCADPGMQFDTTINKWHTASNAGRINGSNPCSEYMHLDDSACNLASLNLLSFFKNSEFNHQSFKKAVGIFITAQDIVVDNSSYPTPKIEQNARAYRELGLGYTNLGALLMQMGLPYDSDTARAWTAAITSMMTGGAYNVSARVAEAVGPFSGYEKNREPMLGVIRMHGEEAKKISKKHLPAGVWESAQSSWAEALEHGRTFGVRNSQVSVLAPTGTISFMMDATTTGIEPAFSLVAYKKMVGGGFLKIVNTSVEPALKNLGYKEKEVKEIMDYILAHDGIEGAPHLKEKDVAVFDCAVNAPGGKRAIHYSGHIRMMAAAQPFISGAISKTVNLPESATVEDIMNTYIDAWKMGLKAIAIYRDKSKGAQPLNTSRTKQVDLSAEVPLGGTKAERKKLPSNVKSIRHKFSIAGHEGYIHCGLYEDGKLGEVFIRVAKEGSTISGLLDAIGVLMSVALQSGVPVETIIRKFVHSRFEPAGYTENPDIPVTKSILDYIGKFLAINFLSPEDQAAFGIYPHSKEAEAVVAEPIKLKEQLKLSAPVLASADDRAKIFAYQDAPACRCGAIMIRTGSCYTCPSCGENLGSCS, encoded by the coding sequence ATGAGCGGCGCCAAAGATGTAATTTTTAAAGACGGAGTGGAATCAGGAACATTTTTTGGCCGCGGCGTCAAAAAATTAAAGCTGGAGAGATATTTTACTAAGGAAGGCGTCCATCCCTACGATGAAATAGAGTGGGAAAAACGCGTCGCGCGCATCGCCTCATCCAAAGGCGAGGTTATTTTTGAACAGCGCGATGTTGAAGTCCCGAAATTCTGGTCGCAGACGGCGACTGACATTGTTGCCGAGAAATATTTTAAAGGGCACGTTGGCAAACCCGGCAGGGAGTGGTCCGTAAAACAGCTTATAGACCGCGTGGCCGATACGATGACGGACTGGGGCAGGAAAGATGGTTATTTCGCATCCGATAAGGACGCGCAGATTTTCAACGAGGAACTTAAATGGCTATTGGTCAACCAATACGCCTCTTTTAATTCGCCGGTTTGGTTCAATGTCGGCGTAGAAAAGCGCCCTCAATGCTCCGCTTGCTTCATTTTGTCCATTACGGACGACAAGGAGTCCATTGCAGAGTGGTATCGGACAGAAATGTTCATTTTCGCGGGCGGTTCCGGCTCGGGCGTCAATATCTCTCCCTTGCGCTCTTCCAAAGAAAACATCTCCAACCGCGGCAAGTCCTCCGGCCCGGTGTCCTTTATGAAAGGGGCGGACGCGATTGCCGGCACGATCCGCTCCGGCGGCAAAACACGCCGCGCCGCCAAGATGGTTATTTTAAACGCTGACCACCCGGACGTCAAAACTTTCATTGTTTCCAAATGGAAAGAAGAAGAAAAAGCCAAAGCGCTCATCGCCATGGGCTACAATGACGACATTGACGGCGACGTCTATACGAATATTTTTTTCCAAAACGCCAACAACTCCGTCCGCGCTACGGACGATTTTATGAACGCGGTTCTGGAAGACAAGGACTGGAACCTGAATTTCGTAAAAGAAAAAGGCGTGGCGGAGCGCGTGCGCGCGCGTGATTTGATGAAGCTCATCGCCGAGGCGGCCTGGCATTGCGCCGACCCGGGCATGCAGTTTGATACCACAATAAATAAATGGCACACCGCGTCCAACGCCGGCCGCATCAACGGCTCCAACCCCTGCTCGGAATATATGCACCTGGACGATTCGGCTTGTAACTTGGCTTCGCTGAATTTGCTTTCTTTCTTTAAAAATAGTGAATTTAACCACCAATCTTTCAAAAAAGCAGTCGGCATCTTTATCACGGCGCAGGACATCGTCGTGGACAACTCTTCCTACCCGACTCCCAAAATTGAACAAAACGCCCGCGCCTACCGCGAGCTCGGATTGGGCTACACGAACCTCGGCGCGCTTTTGATGCAGATGGGCCTTCCTTATGATTCCGACACGGCGCGGGCTTGGACGGCAGCCATAACCTCAATGATGACTGGCGGGGCCTACAATGTTTCCGCGCGCGTCGCCGAAGCCGTGGGGCCGTTCTCCGGCTACGAAAAAAACAGAGAGCCGATGCTGGGAGTAATCCGCATGCACGGCGAAGAGGCAAAAAAAATAAGCAAAAAGCACTTGCCGGCGGGCGTTTGGGAATCCGCCCAAAGCTCATGGGCGGAGGCGCTGGAGCACGGCCGGACTTTCGGCGTGCGCAATTCCCAGGTGAGCGTCCTTGCTCCCACCGGCACGATTTCTTTCATGATGGACGCGACAACCACGGGCATTGAGCCGGCGTTTTCGCTTGTTGCTTACAAAAAAATGGTCGGCGGAGGATTTTTGAAAATCGTAAACACTTCCGTTGAGCCGGCGCTCAAAAATCTGGGTTACAAAGAAAAAGAGGTTAAAGAAATAATGGATTATATCCTGGCGCATGACGGAATTGAAGGCGCGCCGCATCTTAAAGAAAAAGACGTCGCTGTTTTTGATTGCGCCGTGAACGCGCCCGGCGGCAAGCGCGCGATACATTATTCCGGCCACATCCGCATGATGGCCGCCGCCCAACCATTTATTTCCGGAGCGATTTCAAAAACGGTGAATCTCCCCGAGTCGGCGACGGTTGAGGATATTATGAACACTTACATTGACGCTTGGAAAATGGGACTTAAGGCAATCGCGATTTACCGCGACAAATCCAAAGGAGCGCAGCCCCTGAACACTTCTCGCACTAAACAAGTGGACTTGTCCGCCGAAGTCCCGCTTGGCGGGACGAAGGCGGAAAGAAAAAAATTGCCGTCAAACGTAAAATCCATCCGCCATAAATTTTCTATCGCCGGGCACGAAGGATACATCCACTGCGGGCTCTATGAAGACGGGAAATTAGGCGAGGTTTTTATAAGGGTCGCCAAAGAAGGTTCAACCATCTCCGGTCTGCTGGATGCCATCGGGGTTTTGATGTCGGTTGCTTTGCAGTCGGGCGTGCCGGTGGAAACCATCATCAGAAAATTCGTCCATTCGCGTTTTGAGCCGGCCGGTTACACCGAAAACCCGGATATTCCGGTTACTAAATCAATTCTGGATTACATCGGCAAGTTTTTGGCGATTAATTTCCTCTCGCCCGAAGACCAGGCGGCCTTCGGCATCTATCCGCACTCCAAAGAAGCGGAAGCGGTTGTCGCGGAGCCGATTAAGCTCAAAGAACAGCTAAAGCTCTCCGCGCCGGTTTTGGCGTCCGCGGACGACCGCGCAAAAATTTTCGCCTATCAGGACGCGCCTGCCTGCAGATGCGGCGCGATTATGATTCGCACAGGAAGCTGCTACACCTGCCCCTCCTGCGGAGAGAATCTGGGGAGCTGTTCATAG
- a CDS encoding NUDIX domain-containing protein — MQKIFDLLHTLRKWYWRTFKIKTFGVRVIIKKGESIFLVKHRYGNLWVLPGGGIKKVKNAEGAAQREVREEANIEIKKFERILGTYLNTQEGKHDAVTILVAEEKEWEDKGKKWNLEIKESGFLMFIICHQQLLLRRNDVYRNIFQVNKNNFQRIGEYMENKKIILRFRAINKDIFLAIKNGKKKIETRAASKRFRTIKTGDKLVLVCGKEKIERKVKKIKVFKTIKTLLKKYKPWEINPEAFSEKDLIKMWSGFSDYKEKIKKYGLVAMEL; from the coding sequence ATGCAAAAAATATTTGACTTATTGCACACTTTAAGAAAATGGTATTGGCGCACTTTCAAAATTAAAACTTTCGGCGTTCGCGTAATTATAAAAAAAGGCGAATCTATTTTTCTTGTCAAACATAGATATGGAAATTTGTGGGTGTTGCCGGGCGGCGGAATTAAAAAAGTCAAAAATGCGGAGGGTGCAGCGCAGAGAGAAGTTAGAGAGGAAGCAAATATAGAAATAAAAAAATTTGAGAGAATACTCGGCACATATTTAAATACTCAAGAAGGAAAGCATGATGCCGTAACTATTTTAGTTGCGGAGGAAAAGGAATGGGAAGACAAAGGAAAGAAATGGAATCTTGAAATTAAAGAAAGCGGTTTTTTGATGTTCATAATTTGCCATCAACAACTTCTGTTGCGACGAAACGACGTATATCGGAATATTTTTCAGGTGAACAAAAACAATTTTCAGAGAATTGGTGAATATATGGAAAATAAAAAAATTATTTTGCGGTTTAGGGCAATAAATAAAGATATTTTTTTGGCGATCAAGAACGGCAAGAAGAAAATTGAGACAAGAGCGGCTTCAAAAAGATTTAGAACAATAAAAACCGGCGACAAACTCGTTTTAGTATGCGGAAAAGAGAAAATTGAGAGAAAAGTGAAGAAAATTAAAGTTTTTAAAACCATCAAAACTCTTTTGAAAAAATATAAGCCGTGGGAAATCAATCCGGAAGCATTTTCGGAAAAAGATTTAATAAAAATGTGGTCTGGTTTTTCCGACTACAAAGAAAAAATAAAAAAATACGGGCTGGTTGCTATGGAATTATAA
- the gyrA gene encoding DNA gyrase subunit A, producing MAQKEPEKLQAIGTVSPREIVSEMQESYLDYAMSVIVARALPDVRDGLKPVHRRILFAMHEMGLTHSAKTKKSANVVGEVLGKYHPHGDTAVYDSLVRMAQDFSLRYPLVEGQGNFGSIDGDSAAAMRYTEARMSAIASEMLRDIEKETVDFLPNYDGSKWEPKVLPAAVPQLLLNGGVGIAVGMATNIPPHNIMEVVDAVLHLMNYPKATVEDLTEFVKGPDFPTGGIIFNKKEILQAYVTGRGGVINRGDAEIVERKNGEWQIIITSIPYMVNKSELIVKMADLVHEKKLEGIRDIRDESDKEGLRVAIDLKRDSYPQKVLNNLYKHTDLERAFHFNMIALVEGGLQPKTLSLKSILEEFIKHRRVIVGRRTRFDLARAEDREHILFGLKKALDHIDAVIKTIKSSDDKEEAHKNLVKKFDLSDKQAAAILEMRLQTLAGLERQKIEDELKEKQKLIKELKALLADSKKIDEVIKTELSEIKKKYGDERKTKIVAGAAKIISAEDLVPEEETILILTQGGYVKRIKPDEYRLQRRGGKGVIGVTTKEEDVAYEFVAGNTHDDLLFFTNLGKVYQTKMYEIPEGARQSKGKAIANFLSLSADEKVTSVLPVPKTKKGLPAGRQGQASYVMLSTQKGVTKKVNSKDFEDVRHSGIRAINLQKNDTLRFARVVMPGEEVVLSSKLGQAVRFKEKDIRPMGRTARGIRGMRLKKNDEIVGMDILLQGAKKLEILSVSQLGYGKKTNITQYRLQKRGGSGVKTCKVTSKTGPLVSVQVVKDDQQEIIAISKKGQVIRAPLSQIPSLSRATQGVRIMKVNAGDAVASVTLL from the coding sequence ATGGCTCAAAAGGAACCTGAAAAATTACAGGCGATAGGGACGGTTTCGCCAAGGGAGATAGTAAGCGAGATGCAGGAGTCCTATTTGGACTACGCCATGTCCGTCATCGTGGCGCGGGCTTTGCCTGATGTCCGCGACGGATTAAAGCCGGTGCATCGCCGGATTCTTTTTGCCATGCACGAGATGGGGCTCACGCATTCAGCCAAAACCAAAAAGTCAGCCAACGTGGTCGGCGAGGTTTTGGGCAAATATCACCCGCACGGCGACACCGCCGTCTATGATTCTCTGGTCCGAATGGCGCAGGACTTTTCATTGCGCTACCCCTTGGTTGAAGGCCAGGGCAACTTCGGCTCAATAGACGGCGATTCCGCGGCGGCAATGCGCTATACCGAGGCGCGAATGTCGGCGATCGCCTCCGAGATGCTCCGCGACATTGAAAAAGAAACGGTTGATTTTCTGCCGAATTACGACGGCTCAAAATGGGAGCCGAAAGTCCTGCCCGCCGCGGTTCCCCAGCTTCTTTTAAACGGAGGCGTCGGCATTGCCGTGGGCATGGCGACGAATATCCCGCCGCACAACATCATGGAAGTTGTGGATGCCGTGCTTCATCTGATGAATTATCCCAAAGCGACGGTTGAAGACCTCACGGAGTTCGTGAAAGGCCCGGATTTTCCGACGGGAGGGATTATTTTCAACAAAAAAGAAATTTTGCAGGCATACGTGACAGGCCGCGGAGGCGTCATAAACCGCGGGGACGCGGAAATCGTAGAAAGAAAAAACGGCGAGTGGCAGATAATCATCACTTCCATTCCTTACATGGTGAACAAGTCTGAGCTCATTGTGAAGATGGCCGACTTGGTGCACGAAAAAAAACTGGAAGGCATCCGCGACATAAGGGACGAATCCGACAAAGAGGGGCTCCGCGTCGCCATTGACCTCAAGCGCGATTCATACCCGCAGAAAGTTTTAAATAATCTCTACAAGCACACGGATTTGGAGCGCGCTTTCCATTTTAATATGATCGCTTTGGTGGAAGGCGGGCTGCAGCCAAAAACTCTTTCACTCAAAAGCATTTTGGAGGAATTTATAAAGCACAGGAGGGTGATAGTTGGGCGAAGAACCCGCTTTGACCTCGCGCGCGCGGAGGATAGAGAGCATATTCTTTTTGGCCTCAAAAAAGCGCTGGACCACATTGACGCCGTAATCAAGACAATCAAAAGTTCGGACGATAAAGAGGAAGCGCACAAAAATTTGGTCAAGAAATTTGATTTGTCTGACAAGCAGGCCGCGGCGATTTTGGAAATGCGCCTGCAGACCCTGGCTGGCTTGGAACGGCAAAAAATTGAAGACGAGCTCAAAGAAAAGCAAAAACTGATAAAAGAATTAAAAGCGCTTTTGGCGGATTCCAAAAAAATTGACGAAGTCATAAAAACGGAGCTTTCCGAAATCAAGAAAAAATACGGGGATGAGAGAAAAACAAAAATCGTCGCCGGGGCGGCGAAAATTATCTCCGCCGAGGATTTGGTCCCGGAGGAGGAAACGATTTTAATTTTAACGCAAGGGGGCTACGTAAAAAGAATCAAGCCGGACGAATACCGCCTCCAGCGGAGAGGCGGAAAAGGAGTAATCGGCGTCACAACCAAAGAAGAAGATGTCGCTTACGAATTTGTCGCCGGAAACACTCATGACGATCTTTTATTTTTCACTAATCTCGGAAAGGTTTACCAAACCAAAATGTACGAAATCCCGGAGGGCGCGCGCCAATCCAAAGGAAAAGCGATTGCCAACTTCCTTTCTTTGTCTGCAGACGAGAAAGTTACTTCCGTTTTGCCGGTTCCGAAAACAAAAAAAGGCCTGCCTGCCGGCAGGCAGGGCCAGGCGAGCTACGTGATGCTCTCAACGCAAAAAGGAGTAACGAAAAAAGTTAATTCAAAAGATTTTGAAGACGTGCGTCATTCCGGAATCCGCGCGATTAACCTCCAAAAAAACGACACTCTGCGCTTCGCCAGAGTTGTAATGCCCGGAGAGGAGGTTGTGCTCTCCTCAAAGCTCGGCCAAGCCGTCCGTTTCAAAGAAAAAGACATCCGTCCGATGGGCAGAACCGCCCGGGGCATCCGCGGAATGCGCCTTAAAAAGAACGACGAGATAGTCGGGATGGATATTCTGCTTCAAGGCGCCAAAAAACTTGAGATTTTGTCTGTTTCCCAGCTGGGCTACGGCAAAAAAACAAACATAACCCAATATCGCCTCCAAAAACGCGGCGGCTCGGGAGTCAAAACATGCAAAGTCACATCAAAGACCGGCCCCTTGGTTTCGGTGCAGGTTGTGAAAGACGACCAGCAGGAAATTATCGCGATTTCCAAAAAGGGGCAGGTCATCCGCGCGCCCTTGTCGCAGATTCCTTCGCTTTCCCGCGCCACTCAAGGTGTGAGAATAATGAAAGTGAACGCCGGAGACGCGGTGGCCTCGGTGACATTGCTTTAG
- a CDS encoding type II secretion system protein gives MIDKKGFTLLEMIVALGVFAVAALLSTSSLLSLTDAQKKTFSLSSAYDNLRFALETMAKDIRTGDAFYCGADSNDLPPVPTPKDCAAGGPALTYKNAVGENISYRLSGGEIEKFAGGVLSGAMTSPDVTISTLAFYVLGSPAADNLQPRITIVIKGVAGSGRSASEFNLQTTVSQRKIGI, from the coding sequence ATGATTGATAAAAAAGGATTTACGCTATTGGAGATGATTGTGGCGTTGGGCGTCTTCGCCGTCGCGGCTTTGCTTTCAACAAGCTCGCTTCTTTCTTTGACCGATGCGCAAAAAAAAACATTTTCCTTAAGTTCCGCCTACGACAACCTGCGCTTCGCGCTGGAGACAATGGCTAAAGACATCCGCACCGGAGACGCTTTTTACTGCGGCGCGGACTCAAACGACCTCCCGCCGGTTCCAACACCCAAGGACTGCGCCGCCGGAGGTCCGGCTTTGACTTATAAAAACGCGGTGGGCGAGAACATCAGCTACCGGCTCTCCGGCGGCGAGATTGAAAAATTCGCCGGCGGGGTTCTTTCCGGCGCAATGACATCGCCGGATGTCACCATAAGCACGCTTGCGTTCTACGTTTTGGGTTCTCCGGCGGCGGATAATCTCCAGCCACGGATTACCATTGTAATCAAGGGCGTCGCTGGGAGCGGCCGGTCCGCTTCGGAGTTTAATTTACAAACAACCGTAAGCCAGCGAAAAATCGGAATATGA
- a CDS encoding type II secretion system protein, with amino-acid sequence MKKPGFSLLETTVAVAILIIAVVGPLTLASTSIKSFSQAKNGLLAASLAQEGIELIRNYRSSNVLGGRNWLFGMNACLTPNSCKIDAVTSEIDSCGASCPALNLASASGLYSYGAGTPTIFIRKITLETIGTDEVKIKSKVSWEERFGQQSFELEEYMLNWQ; translated from the coding sequence ATGAAAAAGCCGGGTTTTTCGCTCTTAGAAACCACCGTCGCAGTAGCGATTTTAATAATCGCCGTGGTCGGCCCGCTGACGCTTGCCTCAACAAGCATAAAATCTTTTTCGCAGGCGAAGAACGGCCTTTTGGCGGCCAGCTTGGCGCAGGAGGGGATTGAGCTTATCCGCAATTACCGCTCAAGCAATGTTTTGGGAGGCCGGAATTGGCTTTTTGGCATGAACGCCTGCCTTACTCCGAATAGCTGCAAAATAGACGCCGTAACTTCGGAGATAGATTCCTGCGGCGCTTCCTGCCCGGCGCTTAATCTGGCTTCAGCTTCCGGCCTTTATAGTTACGGCGCCGGCACGCCAACGATTTTTATAAGAAAAATTACTTTAGAAACCATAGGCACGGACGAAGTTAAAATAAAATCAAAAGTTTCCTGGGAAGAAAGGTTCGGCCAGCAATCATTTGAATTAGAAGAGTACATGCTCAACTGGCAATGA
- a CDS encoding prepilin-type N-terminal cleavage/methylation domain-containing protein, protein MKRFSGFTLIEVVVVLGVMGLISSLMLANFPRFQRQIAVDHEASKLALSLRKAQSYALAVREFNSSFNDDPYCQNPPVKFPGYGLFFSMADKTHYFIYGDANCTKYYDSAPVEETVGSILIESKASIGWLRGFDAGICSSGCDLTELSILYVRPGPAIFITGIGADYNYAEVRLDSADGTVSKKVVVRSTGQISIE, encoded by the coding sequence ATGAAGCGATTTTCCGGCTTTACTCTTATTGAAGTAGTCGTCGTTTTGGGAGTTATGGGGCTTATTTCTTCTTTGATGTTGGCGAATTTCCCGAGATTTCAGAGGCAAATCGCGGTTGATCATGAGGCAAGCAAGCTCGCGCTTTCTTTGCGCAAAGCCCAGTCCTACGCGCTCGCGGTGCGGGAATTTAACTCGTCTTTCAACGATGACCCCTATTGTCAAAATCCGCCCGTCAAATTCCCGGGATACGGTCTCTTTTTTTCTATGGCCGATAAAACCCATTATTTTATTTACGGCGACGCGAATTGCACGAAATATTACGACTCCGCTCCGGTGGAGGAAACGGTTGGGAGCATACTTATTGAAAGCAAGGCAAGCATAGGATGGCTCCGCGGGTTTGACGCGGGCATATGCTCTTCCGGGTGCGATTTGACGGAGCTTTCAATCTTATACGTCCGCCCGGGGCCGGCAATTTTCATAACAGGCATCGGCGCGGATTATAATTACGCCGAGGTGCGCTTGGATTCCGCCGACGGGACTGTTTCAAAAAAGGTCGTGGTAAGGTCTACCGGGCAGATATCAATTGAATAA
- a CDS encoding prepilin peptidase, whose protein sequence is MEKLFVFIFGLILGSFFNVVLLRKNTGESIVKNGSRCFSCGKKLAWWQNVPVLSFVSLRGRCSYCGSKISWQYPIVEISSGIIGVLIYSKLPTSNFQLLTSWLFYFAAFSLLFLLAAYDFKNKIIDSHFLYAFAAFSAVEFVSRGDFTKDAASSFLIALLFYLLWRASGGRWMGRGDADAAFWVSLFLGWPLNLGMLFLSFWLGGLFGAVLLLAIRLPSGLAIGLPFGVKQFGLKSEIPFAPFLAGAVFAVWLFPDFFRAFYDIMI, encoded by the coding sequence GTGGAGAAACTCTTCGTTTTTATTTTCGGCCTGATTCTGGGGAGCTTCTTTAATGTAGTTTTATTGAGAAAAAACACCGGCGAGTCAATCGTGAAAAACGGCTCCCGGTGTTTTTCTTGCGGGAAAAAATTGGCATGGTGGCAGAATGTCCCTGTTTTGAGTTTTGTTTCTTTGCGCGGAAGATGTTCTTACTGCGGGAGCAAAATATCATGGCAGTACCCGATAGTGGAGATTAGCAGTGGAATAATTGGGGTCTTGATTTATTCTAAGCTTCCAACTTCTAACTTCCAACTTCTAACTTCATGGTTGTTTTACTTTGCCGCTTTCTCTTTGCTATTTTTACTGGCCGCCTACGATTTTAAAAATAAAATAATAGATTCGCATTTTCTTTACGCCTTCGCGGCGTTCTCGGCGGTTGAATTTGTAAGCCGGGGCGATTTCACAAAAGATGCCGCTTCCTCTTTTTTGATAGCGCTCCTTTTTTATCTTTTGTGGCGCGCTTCCGGCGGGCGCTGGATGGGCAGGGGAGACGCCGACGCCGCTTTTTGGGTCTCTCTCTTTTTGGGTTGGCCGTTAAATCTTGGCATGCTCTTTTTGTCTTTTTGGCTTGGGGGGCTTTTCGGGGCCGTTCTTCTCTTGGCAATCCGATTGCCAAGTGGCTTGGCAATCGGATTGCCTTTCGGCGTTAAACAGTTTGGGCTTAAAAGCGAGATTCCTTTCGCGCCCTTTTTGGCGGGCGCCGTATTCGCCGTTTGGCTTTTCCCGGATTTTTTCCGCGCTTTTTACGATATTATGATATAA
- a CDS encoding prepilin-type N-terminal cleavage/methylation domain-containing protein — protein sequence MAGGFGFTLIELLVVIAIIGILASVVLASLNSARKKSRDARRLADVKQLQVALELYFDGNTGNYPTALSGLTTGCGGGACIAQIPTDPVGSTAYSYSALGSGSSCTSYHLGTSLEESTNPAKNSDADASAGTACTGSAADFSGADSGKCNAADTGALCYDVKP from the coding sequence ATGGCCGGCGGGTTTGGGTTTACGCTCATTGAACTTTTAGTGGTCATCGCCATTATCGGTATATTGGCCTCGGTTGTTTTGGCTTCCTTAAACTCGGCGCGCAAAAAGTCGCGCGACGCCAGGCGCCTAGCGGACGTCAAACAGCTTCAAGTCGCGCTTGAACTTTATTTTGACGGCAACACCGGCAACTACCCGACTGCTTTGTCCGGGCTCACGACCGGCTGCGGCGGAGGGGCATGCATTGCCCAGATTCCGACTGACCCGGTTGGCAGCACTGCTTACAGCTATTCTGCTTTGGGCAGCGGCAGCTCCTGCACTTCGTATCACTTGGGAACTTCTTTGGAGGAAAGCACCAACCCTGCTAAAAATTCAGACGCTGATGCCTCGGCGGGCACCGCCTGCACCGGGAGCGCAGCTGATTTCTCCGGAGCGGACAGCGGTAAGTGCAACGCGGCTGACACGGGGGCGCTTTGCTACGACGTAAAGCCGTAA
- a CDS encoding type II secretion system F family protein translates to MQFRYKARTGEGGATEGVIEAASVDLAVSSLQQRNFLVLSIEPIEGAAGMGVGKIAEWLGVFERIPMEDVVILTRQLSTLFEAKVPVVESLKIIIGETESRALRKNISDLLDDIQGGMPMSQAMSRRPEVFSKFYVAMVRSGEESGKLEEIFRFLADYLERSYELARKARNALIYPAFVLSAFIAVMAMMLIFVVPNLANILVESGQKIPIYTRIIIGFSDLLRNFGIILILLLAALGVFLARYAKTENGKIYFSRLVIAAPLIGGLYKKIYLSRISDNLHTLLSGGITVVRALEITSEVVGNEIYRKILLDSMESVKSGNMISESFSKYEDIPPLLSQMIRIGEETGKLDYILKSVAGFYRRDVDNFIDNLVSLIEPVLIVALGLGVGILVAAVLVPIYNISTAF, encoded by the coding sequence ATGCAATTCCGGTATAAAGCAAGGACGGGGGAAGGCGGGGCGACGGAGGGCGTGATTGAGGCGGCGAGCGTGGACTTGGCCGTGTCTTCCCTTCAGCAGAGAAATTTTTTAGTGCTTTCAATTGAGCCGATTGAAGGCGCCGCGGGCATGGGAGTCGGCAAAATCGCCGAGTGGCTCGGCGTTTTTGAAAGAATCCCGATGGAAGACGTGGTGATTTTAACCCGCCAGCTCTCCACGCTTTTTGAAGCGAAAGTGCCGGTGGTTGAGTCCTTAAAAATCATTATCGGAGAAACCGAAAGCCGCGCGCTCCGGAAAAACATCTCCGACCTTTTGGACGACATTCAGGGAGGCATGCCGATGTCGCAGGCGATGTCGCGCCGGCCGGAGGTGTTTTCAAAATTTTACGTGGCGATGGTCCGGTCAGGCGAAGAGTCGGGAAAATTGGAAGAAATCTTCCGTTTTCTGGCGGACTACCTTGAGCGCTCTTATGAGCTTGCCAGAAAAGCCAGAAACGCCCTGATTTATCCGGCATTCGTGCTCTCGGCTTTCATCGCCGTTATGGCGATGATGCTTATTTTCGTCGTCCCCAATTTGGCGAACATTCTTGTGGAATCGGGCCAGAAGATACCGATATACACGCGCATCATCATCGGGTTTTCCGACCTCCTGCGCAATTTCGGAATCATTTTGATTTTGCTTTTGGCGGCGCTCGGCGTTTTTCTCGCCAGATACGCCAAGACCGAAAATGGCAAAATTTATTTTTCGCGCCTGGTCATAGCCGCGCCGCTCATCGGCGGGCTTTATAAAAAAATCTACCTCTCCCGCATATCGGACAATCTCCACACTCTGCTTTCCGGAGGCATCACGGTCGTCCGGGCGCTTGAGATTACCTCCGAAGTAGTCGGCAACGAAATCTACAGGAAAATACTTCTGGATTCAATGGAATCTGTGAAAAGCGGCAATATGATCTCCGAGTCATTTTCAAAATACGAGGACATCCCGCCGCTCCTTTCGCAGATGATAAGGATAGGCGAGGAGACGGGCAAGCTGGATTATATTTTAAAAAGTGTCGCCGGATTTTACAGAAGAGATGTGGATAACTTTATAGACAACTTGGTGAGCTTGATTGAGCCGGTTTTGATTGTGGCCTTGGGCTTGGGAGTGGGAATATTGGTCGCGGCGGTCCTGGTGCCCATTTATAACATATCCACAGCTTTCTAG